DNA from Eucalyptus grandis isolate ANBG69807.140 chromosome 5, ASM1654582v1, whole genome shotgun sequence:
GTTCACAGAACGATGAAACAAAGATTGTTGGAATTCACGGTATTGGTGGCGTGGGAAAGACGACTCTTGCCATATTTGTGTACAATCAACTTTCTGaatattttgttaataattgtTGCATCCTTTATGACATACGAACACAAAACATTACAGACTTGCAGAAACAGCTCATATAAAAAATCCTTCAAAGGAAATCGCCTGATATCAACAATGTCATGGAAGGGAAAGAGGTGATCAAGAGAAGGTTATGCTTTAAAAGAGTGCTTCTTCTACTTGATGATGTTAATGATGCAAATCAACGTGATGCGCTCATGCAGAAGCTTGAGTGGTTTGGTAAGGGAAGCAAGATTATTATTACCACTCAAGACCAGGGAATTCTCAAAGTGCCTACACTTGTTGATGGGGCTTACGAACTTAATGGCATGAATTTTAATCATTCTTTGGAACTTTTTAGCAAGCATGCCTTCAGAAGAGATTATCCCATACAACAATACATCTCTCACTCTAATAGAGTAGTCAAGATTTGTGGTGGCCTTCCTTTAGCTCTAGAGGTCATTGGTTctcttttatttggaaaaagcaTAGAGGAGTGGGATGCCATATTAAAGGAGCTAGAAAAATTTCCTCAAGAGGATGTTGAAAATAAGTTGATAATCAGCATTGAGGCATTAaatgaaagacaaaaaaatatatttttggatgTGGCTTGTTTCTTCATTGGGTATGATAAAAGAATTGCGATCCACATGTGGGAAAGCTATGGCTTTTGTCCTCATCAATCTCTTCCAATCCTCCAGCAAAGATCTTTGATAAGGATTAGAGATGATAACCAATTATGGATGCATGATTGGTTAAGAgagattggaagaaattttataCGAAGAGAGAGTGACATGAAACCGGAGAAGCAACAATGGGTGTGGACTTATGAGCAAGCATTGGATGTTCTGGAGAAAACGCAGGTAAATCGTactgtttcatttttttttaaaaggagatTGGTCACCaatatttttgttttcgttttcgTTTCTAAAGAGTCGATTTATTATTCCAGTGTACTTACAAATGTGGTTTATCAATCATTTTCAACGTTAGGAGAAGATTTAATTGTTTTCCCTTGAAGGATTTCAACACTATACATCATGGTTTTTTTTCTAACTTacgttttctatttttattttggcagaATGGAGGTGGTTTTCATGGAAATGAAAGCATTAAAGCAATATGTCTTGAGTTCGATGAACAATCTCAATATTCCTTCATCAAAGAATTCTTAGCTAGCctttcaaatctaaggttccTTCGAGTAGACAAAAAGTTCATATCTCAAGTGGATAGTAAAGACTTCAATGGAGACTCAATGTCCATCCTTACTCAAGCTGATCCTTTCCAATATGACCagaattcaaattttcttcaaacccCGTCTGGCCGATTTAATCTCCTTTCAGAATTGAGATGGCTTTCATGGAATTACTTTCCTATTGATATGAATTATGAGTTGACCAGTTTCTCCTTGAGGAATCTAGTAATCCTTGATTTATCAAGGAGTAAAATCACATAAGAATGGGATGGATGGAGCCGCATAAAGGTATCATTTTTCGGGTAAAATCAATGTGTGTTTTGTTGTATGTTATCTTAATTTTACCT
Protein-coding regions in this window:
- the LOC108959710 gene encoding disease resistance protein RUN1-like, with amino-acid sequence MEGKEVIKRRLCFKRVLLLLDDVNDANQRDALMQKLEWFGKGSKIIITTQDQGILKVPTLVDGAYELNGMNFNHSLELFSKHAFRRDYPIQQYISHSNRVVKICGGLPLALEVIGSLLFGKSIEEWDAILKELEKFPQEDVENKLIISIEALNERQKNIFLDVACFFIGYDKRIAIHMWESYGFCPHQSLPILQQRSLIRIRDDNQLWMHDWLREIGRNFIRRESDMKPEKQQWVWTYEQALDVLEKTQNGGGFHGNESIKAICLEFDEQSQYSFIKEFLASLSNLRFLRVDKKFISQVDSKDFNGDSMSILTQADPFQYDQNSNFLQTPSGRFNLLSELRWLSWNYFPIDMNYELTSFSLRNLVILDLSRSKIT